The window TTAGTCGAATTCAATCAGCTTACAAATTAAATAACTTACGTATTCTGCTCTGTAAATGCAagaatacaatatatattgacCCAGTAAGATATATATAGGTCGACGTACGTATTATAACGTAACATATTAATTTGTATAGtattagtatttttaaaaagttacacAGTTGGTTTCAAGTAACCTTCCTTggcttttttgtttatatataggccTCCCGAAAACACTACTGGACATCCTTAACACTTAAAAATTTAAACACCatctttttcatcatctaaTCTATGGTTTCATCATCATATTCTTTAAATATGCATAATATCCTACTACCAACATGCATATTGATTTTATTTGCATTGATCAAAACATCTTCGGGTCAACTTTCGGCCAACTTTTACGCTAGCTCATGCCCTAACTTTAGTTCCATTATATCATCCGCGGTGAATTCGGCTGTGTCAAATGAAGCTCGAATGGGTGCCTCGTTGCTTCGTCTACATTTTCATGATTGTTTCGTTAATGCAAGTCTTCTATAACTTAATTCTTTCcttcttatacatatatatatatatatatatgctatattTATATCTTGATTAATTTTTATCATAACTCGTAATTATAAGACATACTCAGTTAATTAGGAGCAGACTAGATTGGATCATGCATGGTAGGTTAAATACTTAAATGCCCGAACAATGGAATTACCTAGGAAAAGTTATATGATATTCTTAACttaatttgactttttgtttataaaataaattattgatcGAAATAACTTCCATTATATTTATTCAATTATTTCTTCTAACCGTAGTAAATTGAATTTTAATCCATATATGTTACAAACGAATGTggttaatttacttttaaaaaatcgaATGTATTCGCGAAGCCGCGACATGCAATGTGAGTTGATTACTTGATTACCTTAAAATTATGAATAGAAACTTGATTTCGGTAGCTAGTCAGTCATATACATCTCTCAACCTATAAATAACTATTAACTacactatctttttttttttacattaataatcatatcgccaccgctaccaccaccactactgCTGTTAGTAACGccacccatcaccgccaccaccgacCCCGCCACCAACCGTCACCTTTATCGCTGCTGCATTGTACGGGCACACTTTTAGtcagttttaaaattttaatggttatatatgattaatcaatAAATGCTCAGACCAGTtgtatttctatatataatataaaataataaaaagttatcaTATGTCTTATTGTTTCATATATACCTTAGATATGGATTAGTATAgtaatcataaatatatttgagttaaatgtcatgtatatatttcatacataattgaaaatgaaataacTTTAATTGGCTACGTTTACATcaaatattagatattattaatatttatatatacatgtgttgTGCTTTACAATGATGACTTGTGAAGATGTGTCTTAGCTAAATAATTAAGATATCAATTTCAATGTTATCTGACTTTAAAGCAAAATTTTTATATGCGCGTTTACTAATTGACTTAATCATTATCTTTTACATGTCTCGTCATCTGTTTTCTTATTGGTCCACATGggtgacttttttttataaacataattgaTTTTTGCTATTTTACACGTTCCACTTCTAGAAAATGGACCATGCAACTAATTGATTGATTATTAGACTTAGTATTGCTTTTTAGACGTCACACTTAGATTAACGTAACCATACcactaaataaataattattgaaGTAGTACTGTCGAGCAATATCACTAAATAATTGCACTATGCATTGACTAGCTTagctgttttttcttttttcgtaGTCAAATCAAAGCGTACTTACACTACCATCATGAATATGAAAAGTTAGGCTGAACGTGATCGAGCAAGTTAATGAAAAACTTTATCACCATTATATGctgatttttttgtataattaattatattttgaacatatatatgtatgtagggATGTGATGCATCAGTCCTACTTGATGACACAGCAAATTTTACAGGGGAGAAAACGGCAGGCCCAAATAACAATTCACTAAGAGGATTTGATGTTATTGACACCATCAAAACTCAATTAGAGAGTTCATGCCCGGGTGTTGTTTCTTGTGCAGATTTATTAGCCACTGCTGCCCGTGATTCGGTTGTTGCTGTAAGAACCATATATTTAAATGATTGCTAATTATTTTTTcgacatatcatatcataatataAGTTTTTAAGGAGATTTAATTGGTTCGGTTTTCAGCTTGGTGGTCCGAGTTGGAACCTTAATTTTGGAAGGAGAGACTCGACCACGGCTAGTTTGAGTGCGGCAAATAACAACATTCCTGCACCTACTCTGAACCTTAGTGGCCTCATCTCATCTTTTTCAAACCAAGGGTTTACTACTAATGAAATGGTTGCACTATCaggtaattatttatttatttgtgctACGGGTCACTTGCAATCCTAATTAGTTCTGCGCTTGTCACTAAGACTTGGAATTTCTAGGAATTATTTGAATGTGTTGATTTACATATTTTTCATCCACCACAGGATCACATACAATTGGGCAAGCAAGGTGTACAGTCTTTCGAAACCGTCTCTACAACGAAAACAACATAAATTCATCATTTGCTACATCAGTAAGAGCAAACTGTCCTTCAAGTGGTGGTGACAACAATTTATCTCCATTGGATGCCGCTACTCCTACGTCATTCGATAATGCTTACTTCAATAATTTATTGAACCAAAACGGGCTATTGCATTCGGATCAAGAACTTTTTAATGGTGGTTCGACCGATGCCCAAGTGAGAACTTACAGTTCGAATCCTGCAACGTTTTCGACTGATTTTGCGAATGGAATGATCAAGATGAGTAACCTTAATCCATTGACGGGATCAAGTGGCCAGGTTAGGACCAACTGCAGAAGAACAAATTGATTATTACTTCTAATTGTCTTCTTGATGCTGGATTATTATTTAATGGTTTGCAAATTGTACCCTTTAGAATATTATTGCTTATTGTCTATAAAATTCGTCACCTGTTCCTGATGGattattacaatatatttaaatattgaaAGTGAATGAAAAACAACTTAATAAATATCTAACGAAAATGGATATTACGGTGtgattaatttataaaattttatttatatataataatctctATTCGGCACAATTAAGTTTaatttaaccaacaaaaatagaGGAATTAAACCCAAA is drawn from Erigeron canadensis isolate Cc75 chromosome 9, C_canadensis_v1, whole genome shotgun sequence and contains these coding sequences:
- the LOC122582984 gene encoding cationic peroxidase 1-like; this translates as MVSSSYSLNMHNILLPTCILILFALIKTSSGQLSANFYASSCPNFSSIISSAVNSAVSNEARMGASLLRLHFHDCFVNGCDASVLLDDTANFTGEKTAGPNNNSLRGFDVIDTIKTQLESSCPGVVSCADLLATAARDSVVALGGPSWNLNFGRRDSTTASLSAANNNIPAPTLNLSGLISSFSNQGFTTNEMVALSGSHTIGQARCTVFRNRLYNENNINSSFATSVRANCPSSGGDNNLSPLDAATPTSFDNAYFNNLLNQNGLLHSDQELFNGGSTDAQVRTYSSNPATFSTDFANGMIKMSNLNPLTGSSGQVRTNCRRTN